Genomic DNA from Solanum pennellii chromosome 3, SPENNV200:
TCTAATCCAACTTCTTCGACTTATTCCACTTCGGGACCTGTTCGTCGGTTTTTAATTGACTTGACTCGATTGGAAATTGTAAGGCCTTCGTGGCCTCTCAAGATGCAAGGGAggatttcaaaagggactcggATAGGAGCGGttcatacataaaaaaaagaaataaaattaatacaagtcTAAAGTCTCTAacagaataaaataaaagtatataatagAGAATGAAACTAAAGTTATCCTTAAAAATAACAGAGATTAGTGAGAAAGAGTAGAGCATTAATTTAAACGTCTAAAATCGAgatgagataattttaaaatactttctaACACTATTGTAGGACAGCTAAAAGTAATATAGAGCCTCAACAATGTTAAGCACTTAAAATCGAATTCTTGAGTACCTACGAAAAATTGTTATCAATAAGATTAACACAATATTGTGGACCCACTAAACTCCTCTTAagtaacaaatattttaacGACTTTGACGCTACGGTGATCAgaataatcataacttaacaataaaaattgcaagacactattctataaagagaataaaataatgagtaGTTAGCAAGAAACTTCTATAATTATCACTAACATGCGTAACTTAGATGGAATAACACAACAAGTAAAAAACATAACAAGTAgctcttatattttattttaacgaACATATCACAGAAGAGCAaagtaaatttatatatatatatatatatatatatatataataaaataaaagaaaataaaataaatgggtAGATTACTCTCTATATTCTAACTACAACCATCAAACCCAAACTAAAAGACAAGATCACTTTAGGCAATGCTTAAGTCATAAATACGATGATCAAGAAAGGGACAAGCATAgaaacatcattattattattattattattatttgaatccAAATGAATAGAGTCAATTTAAACAATGACAAAGAGCTCTGcgcatttaagaaaaaatagaacaaatCAAAAAGACTAAGTACCAACTATTCTCACTTGACTTCATACACCAATTGTGAAAATAAACATGATCCTGAAGAAATTTATGAGAAGGAATGTAAAGATCAAGAAGGCAGAATAACACCATGCTACTTGAATGTCAACTGCAACTTGGAGCGAATAGGTCTTATCGAGAGAAAATCAAATAGCAAGGCCAGGACAAACATGGACATACTAAAATATAAGAAGTGTCACTATTTGAAGGTAACCTCACCTATAACAAAACAGCATAGAACTGAGTAGACCATAACACAATATGTAACCTTCATACCAActagttttcaaattttagttcGTGTCTTAAAGGGAACTGCATTAATTAACAGtagcaaaagaaaacaaaagtaaagaaaagagtagagttttaagttttaaaacCAACACAGTATGAGAAGAGACTCGACAACCAAACTAATATATGAGAAGGAAATCACAATAAAGGTTCAGATAGAGAAACAGAGAAAACCATAAGTTTTAAATGAACAAAGACATATAGCAGGCTGAAGCAAACCATTTTCTGATACAACGAACAACTATACGACGCTACAGTAATAAGTCtatcaaaataacaaaaaaaaagaaaagacgaAAAGAACATCATAAAAAGGTTTACAAAAGAACCTTAAAAATATAGAATCATCAGTCACAAAGAGGCAGAAATAACAATACATAATCAGAACGCGGAACTCCATAACGATAAACATCGAACACACTAAAGTATCAAACTGAATGGCAAGCGACTTCATGGTATTAacgatataaaaaaatttcaaaatagcaaCACGGCTATGCCACATTATGTGTCATGTCAGTTGGTTTTGAACATGAACCCATGCGAATAATGATTTATCGTTGAAGGTTGTAAACATGAGAAGGCAGATTCATCATTCACAGACAAAAGGCAAAAACAACAATATGATATCTGTAAAAAAGAACGAATGCAGAATCAACAGCACTTAGAGCCAAAATTTCAAACACTCAACCTGGAAAGTAAACCATAAagtaacataaaaataaacataaccACTCAAGCTGCCAAAAACCTCAACGACACACATCAATGAGATCAGCCACACCATAGAGACCTTTTAAAACAAGACAAGAGGGGagataaagaaaaagaatgaaaaaaaaatcgatAGAGGGGTATATGTTACCTTATTCCGGGCAGCAAATGAGGGCTGAACGGATGAGCAATTTCATCACCTCACAAAACTTGAGATTCTGACAGAAACTTAGGCTCAGACACAGAAAATTATCAACTCCCCTACTCACAAAGTGTATTTagaacatttttcttttttcaactttCCTAATGCTTTCCTGGAAATCTCTATGAATGTTTTCtaaaatttcttctttcaaaAAAAGGTTTCCCGCTAGTTGAAACccaatttaagaaaatttctCACTCAAAGATCAGTCACCTCTTTTCTTAAAGCTAAAAAAATCCCTATTTAAAAATCTCCCCTCTAGATTGAAGGACGAAGATAATATATATAGGAGGAGAGCTAGGGTTTCGgaaaatgggggggggggaaggTAGAAAGGGAATAACTATTTCAGCCCCGAAATTCAAATCCTCCAAGGACACAAGAAAGTTGTTCCTTGTACCAAAATCGTCCAAATCCCCCCAAATTCGGATGAGGACAGAGGTTTCGCACAGCTCAGATTGATTTTTGTTGTCCTCGCGCTCGACGTGTCACCATACACGTGAGCATGGACGAGATGCAGACTACCCTGCCATGATGTACGAACAACAGAGAAAAGGAGCCGTTGGAGCAGGCTGCTCTCGCGAGAAGGACAATGCTCGCTTGTTGCCGACGTGCTGGGATTCTTGCTTTGGGATTGAGCCTGAAGACGTTGTCGCTGCACGTGTCCCCTTTGCAATTAATCTGCGCTGCACTTGAATTAGGGGCGAATAAAATTGGGTCGGGTCGGCGAAAGGAGATGGGTTGGGGCGGTGATTTTAACTTAAGAGCAGTTGGGTTGGGAAATTGGACAATTAAAATGGTTGCTTTTAAGGAACGGGTTTAAAAGAGGTGGGCTGGAAATTGAATAGCACTAATAAAATAGCCATATGGATTTCAAAATtaggaatttaaatttaaaacttagcCCACTTGATCAAGTTTAGTAATTTTGgctattaaataaaataaaatgaattaatatggTAAATTAGtgagcttcttaattttaacgAGGTAAAATAGATAACTCAATCACAAATTAAGGACTCGAAATATGAGATACAAATTTTgacaaaacaaattaattttaaagcattaagtaaaactaaaatcttttgagacgattttcaagtatttttacaaaaatgaactaactatataaaatcatatatatatatataNNNNNNNNNNNNNNNNNNNNNNNNNNNNNNNNNNNNNNNNNNNNNNNNNNNNNNNNNNNNNNNNNNNNNNNNNNNNNNNNNNNNNNNNNNNNNNNNNNNNNNNNNNNNNNNNNNNNNNNNNNNNNNNNNNNNNNNNNNNNNNNNNNNNNNNNNNNNNNNNNNNNNNNNNNNNNNNNNNNNNNNNNNNNNNNNNNNNNNNNNNNNNNNNNNNNNNNNNNNNNNNNNNNNNNNNNNNNNNNNNNNNNNNNNNNNNNNNNNNNNNNNNNNNNNNNNNNNNNNNNNNNNNNNNNNNNNNNNNNNNNNNNNNNNNNNNNNNNNNNNNNNNNNNNNNNNNNNNNNNNNNNNNNNNNNNtatatatatatatatatatatatatatatatatatacactaagAAAAACCATAGAAAATGACTAATGtttcaaaatgataaaaaaatattttttgaattttataaagtcaATTGTTTTAACTCGTTCGGAAATTAAGAAgctcaaaattaattattgttgGGGAGGgtaaaaattgggtgtcaacaactgtccctcattttacttggattgatgcaagaaattcgaggaaaatgaaattgaccaaaccaattttgaccgaccccACACTCATCTTTTGGGAAAAGGGATTTGGTAAGGGctttaggaattatggccgaaccctGAAAGTGGGtctcctacatatctcaggctatatgagaattcaggccacttatAGTTTGATAATCTTGATTTAACGCACGATTTTGAATGAATTCAAAAACCACCTTGATACCGAATTATAAAGATACTGAAATGCTCGAGGATAAGATTCGAgagcgaatgttggaatacagccgAATTTTCAACATTGAgctcgcctacatatccttagaCCTTCAGGAATCAGGATGCTTGTATTTCGACTTgatcggttgaaaaggaaatctattatgttagataacctttggttttgaacaagtgacaaattaaataGAGTATGAAAAGGATGCTTttaacctcttagccatgaatgtggtgcacttcacacccataattaagaacttacatggacataatttccaaaaccCTTGACGCATTGTCACTTAGATTGGAAAGTTGCTCCCGGTAGACCGAAATTCCGGATGCGAAACCAAAACTGACAAAACCCAAAGGAAAAAACCCACGCACcttctgataggggtgtggtttgattgtggtgaaagtcgctcctctgctctcGTCAtaagagtttgacactcctctttggactatgtccgAGTTCGCTGCTAAGCAAAAGTTCCACGTTATGTTGCGTCccttttgatgtcgtccgcacctgtggttttggagaattcatcctttcggatgctctcgacaaagactgagataaaactcgtcagctaAAAATGCAATTCAAATGGGAGATAGTGTCTTTTATCGTGTTGACACTTAATTGCTCTCCTTCAGCATTTGACGTCAACTTGATCGATTTGatgtaaagcaaataaagcttatgcctTATGTTTGCGATGtaatcttcaatgtactctTGACTTGATgtcgaaataaataaaatatgatgcaATGCTAATATTTCTCTTGATGTAGTCTTCTATGCtccttttgatgtttattttgtcaaaaataaaagatgtcgtTGACGTTGAGGGGTAAATATTTCTCTTGAAATGCACGATTTCTTCTTTGGTAGTGCATAACTTTTcccggggcatgaatatcttcccgcgatgagTGATTCCTTGCGGGGTATGAaatcttcccgcgatgcataATTCTCCGAggtatgaatatcttctcgcgatgcataaatttcaacaagacatggaatcttctcgtgatgcataaatttcaacgaggtatgaaatcttctcgcgatgcataaatttctgcgaggtataaaatcttcttgcgatgcataaatttcaacgaggcatggaatcttctcgtgatgcataaatttatgtgaggtatgaaatcttctcgcgatgcataaatttctgcgaggtatgaaatcttctcgcaatgcataaaTTTTTGCGAGGTACGAAATCTTCtagcgatgcataaatttctgcgaggtataaaattttctcgcgatgcataaatttctgcgaggtatgaaatcttctcgcgatgcatgatcttccgtgatgcatggatattgactcgcgatgcatgatcttctgcgatgcatgaatattgactcgcgatgcatgattttccgtgatgcatggatattgactcgcgatgcatgattttctgccATGCATGAATATTGAATCCTGATGTCATCCTTGGTGCCAAATGAAGATAGTGCTCCAATCGAGCAACATAGTGGTCTTCTCGTTGCCTTCTGGATAATCATATTGTCTCAATTGATGATAACGGTAAAATGACTTCCAGATAATATATCATGTTGatcgataataaaataattgaccCCTCCGGGTAACGCATAATATCATATCCGATATTATGATGCAAATGACGTCCTTTACGGAAATCATAAATTCTTCCTTGAGATTTTCGCTTGATTCACCTTTGAATCTAGCTAGACGTTctatataaatttcatgttgttgaaaattgattgaaataaacaattcatattcccaagtcTCTGACATAAGCGACACAAAATGATTCCTGCTTCTAGGAAAACTATTGATTTTGGGATAGTTCTCTCCTCCTTTGACTTCTCCATGTTCATCCATCTGAAGAATTTGCTGATTTCACAGCAAAGCTATAAACCTGCGTCCacagaaaaattattattttttaaaaacaaactgatctgtgtcgatttctTCAGTTGTCTGCTCCTTTTCCTATTATCTCTGGTTGATTTCCCTGATCTCCcaactcttgatagataagacaaaatattttatgccaaaacaaatgaaacataaaaggaaaatctttaagaaaataaatttttgagaaatagtaTCTGAAAAAGGTCACTGCCAAGTCATGTCATATCGGGCCTTACAAACTTCTTGTGTCTGATGCTTAGAGGTTTATCTGATTATTCGCTGGGGAGTTTTCAGAGTCACTCCGGACTTGTAGATCTGTgctgaaattttgaggccatcctcaaaatttctgtcccaaTTGACTGTCTTGCTTATTTTTCCATTGAAATTGAGTAGATTACGGATATTTTGAGATCTTCTAAAAAATTTTGTCGCAGTTGTAAATCTCGAAACATCTTCAGTCTTGACTTGCTGAGGAAGAATCTTCTtctcgagaatttttgagtccctcttaaaaattctgtcccagtttctattgtgaacaggaatagaaatcttacgggagatatgaccgaacccttgCGGCGCCTAggtatcccgttgaggcaggaatcaggtcaaacataGTTCCCTCTCAAAGGttgacaaattaagaaaaattacaaagaaaccgatcgaggccgacataggccgcctacgtatctcattcttgagaattcacgTCGAAcaaagttcaaataaaagaaataattagggGGAATAAACAGGGTGACCAAGGttgacataggccgcctacgtatctcattcttgagaattcaggtcagactaGTTCATTACATGAGGGATAAGAATTTTTAAGAAAAGCAAATTCAGGCAAAATAGAACAATTACaaataaatgacaaaaatacaaattgaaacttcacacgtagtatctcttgacagcgTCTGAGTTGATAGGTTTCGGCCATGCGGTGCCATCTATCTCCTacaggaccaaagcacctccgGATAATACCTTGCGAACCATGTAGGGTCCTTGCCTATTTGGCGCAAATTTTCCTTCGTATtcgtcttgatgaggaaaaatacgCTTAAGAATCAACTGACCAACTTCGAAAATTCTGGCTCTTACTCTCTTGTGAAAGGCACGTATCATTCTCTGTCTATACAACTGACCGTGACAGATGGCAAtcattctcttctcatcaatcaaagttaGTTGATAATTCCGCTTGCTGACCCATTCAGCATTACTTaactcagcttcttggatgattctcaaagACGGTATTTCGCCTTCAGCAGGTGTGACTGCTTCTGTCCCATACACTAGCAAGTATGGAGTAGCTCCAGTCGATGTTCTGACAGTCGTCCGATAACCCAATAAAGCATATGGCAACATCTCATGCCAACCTTGgtgattgtcaatcatttttCTCAGAATCTTCTTAATATTCTTATTGGCAGCTTCTACAGCTACATTCATTTAAGGGCAATAAGCGGTTTAGTTCCGGTTCGTAATCttaaattgctcacatatatctctcatcaagtgactatTGATatttgcaccattatcagtaatgatggattctggtaTTCCAAACCTGCATATCAtattgttgcgaacaaaatcagccAAAACTTTCTTGGTCACCGACTTGTAAGAAgatgcttccacccacttggtgaaataattagtggaaaccaaaataaatatgtgtccattagaagcggctggctctatcggaccgatgacatccatacccaagctacaaatggccaaggtgaactcatagcattaagTTCGTGAGGTGGCACTCGGATCAAATCACCATGCACTTGACATTTGTGGCATTtttgcacaaacttgcaacaatcattctccatagtcatccagaaatatCCGGCTCGTAGGATCTATCTTGCCAAAGTGAGCCCATTCATATGCATGCCACAAACTCCGacatgtatctgttcaataagctTCGCAGCTTCGATGGCATCAACACATCTAGGAAGACCTAAGTCTAGAGTCCTCCTATACATGATTTCTCtacttaaaaagaaattgagagccaTACGACGTATCGACTTCTTCTGATTGGACGTAGCATCTTCGGGATAAGTTCCAGAttccaaatacttctttatatcaaaataccaaggcAAGCCGTCTGGTTCTGCTTCAACATGAGAACAATGGACTAGATGTTCTTTCAATTCTATATccagaggatcaatataatTGGTTTCTGGATGTTTAATCATCAAAGCGATGGTGGCAAGGGCATCAGCCAACTCATTCTGTATTCTAGGAGTGTGCCTAAACTCGATCTTACAAAATCTTTTGCACAACTTTTGTACATACTGCACGTAGGGTATAATCTTTTGGTTCTTCAcggcccattctccttgaacttgatgaaCCAAAAGATCtgagtctccaataaccaacaactcatagacattcatgtcgatggccattttcaaaccaagaatacaagcttcgtattcATCCATGTTGTTCGTGCATTTAAATCGGAGCTTAGCCGCCATGGGATAGTGCTGACCAGATTCTGACACTAAGACTGCTCCAATACCTTTACCTTGATGATTTgccgctccatcaaagaataatctccaacctgaatatgcttcagaaatatcctcacccacaaatgacacttcttcattttgaaaataagtcttaagtggttcatactcttcatcaatgggattttctgcaagatgatcagccaaagcCTGTGCCTTTATCGCCTTCTGAATCATATACACAATGTCAAATtcactcaacaacatttgccaCTTAGCTAGCTTTCCGCTCGGTATCGCCTTTTGTAAGATATACTTTAGTGGGTTTATTTTGGAAATGAGGTACGTAGTATAggaagacaaataatgtctcagcTTCTGGGCAAGCCATGTCACAGCACAACACGTTCTCTCCAACAAAGTGTAACGAGACTCGCatggagtaaacttcttgcttatataatagATAGCCCTTTCCTTCTTTCCTGTCTTGTCGTGTTCACTAAGTACGCATCCAAATGCACTATCTGGGATAGACAAGTACAACAATAAAGGACTCCCTTCTCGCGGAGGAACCAATACCGGTGGATtggacaaatagttcttgatagcatcaaaagcagtctgacactcttcagtccactttgtcggggcgtctttcttcaac
This window encodes:
- the LOC107013316 gene encoding uncharacterized protein LOC107013316, giving the protein MNVAVEAANKNIKKILRKMIDNHQGWHEMLPYALLGYRTTVRTSTGATPYLLVYGTEAVTPAEGEIPSLRIIQEAELSNAEWVSKRNYQLTLIDEKRMIAICHGQLYRQRMIRAFHKRVRARIFEVGQLILKRIFPHQDEYEGKFAPNRQGPYMVRKVYSFAVKSANSSDG